A part of Flavobacteriaceae bacterium GSB9 genomic DNA contains:
- the mnmG gene encoding tRNA uridine-5-carboxymethylaminomethyl(34) synthesis enzyme MnmG — translation MFNEVYDVVVVGAGHAGSEAAAAAANMGSKTLLVTMNLQNIAQMSCNPAMGGIAKGQIVREIDALGGYSGIVSDTSAIQFKMLNKSKGPAMWSPRVQSDRMRFAEDWRMLLEQTPNLDFYQEMVSGLLIDGNNVVGVKTSLGIEIKAKTVVLTNGTFLNGLIHIGDKNFGGGRAGEKAAKGITEQLVDLGFESGRMKTGTPPRVDGRSLDYSKMTEQPGDDNPEKFSYLDVTKPLTKQRSCHMTYTSELVHDLLREGFDRSPMFNGRIKSLGPRYCPSIEDKINRFTDKDRHQLFIEPEGWNTVEVYVNGFSTSLPEDVQFKALRSVKGFENVKFFRPGYAIEYDYFPPTQLRHTLETKLINGLYFAGQINGTTGYEEAASQGLMAGINAGLKVQERDAFTLKRDEAYIGVLIDDLITKGTEEPYRMFTSRAEYRTLLRQDNADLRLTPKGYEIGLASEKRLKRMENKHEAAEKFVDFFRNLSVKPEDINPILEEKKSAPVKQSGKLFKIFARPNIEMEDVRKITEVESYIHDHNLDREVIEQTEIQVKYSGYIAKEKNNADKLSRLEYVKIPENFDYSKIKSMSFEAREKLKKIQPATVSQASRISGVSPNDISVLLVYMGR, via the coding sequence ATGTTTAACGAAGTTTATGATGTTGTAGTTGTTGGTGCAGGCCATGCAGGAAGTGAAGCTGCAGCCGCTGCTGCCAACATGGGTAGTAAAACCTTGTTAGTTACCATGAACTTACAAAACATTGCGCAGATGTCTTGTAATCCTGCTATGGGTGGAATTGCCAAAGGGCAAATTGTTCGAGAAATCGATGCTTTGGGTGGTTATAGTGGTATTGTTTCCGATACGTCTGCTATTCAGTTTAAAATGCTCAATAAATCAAAAGGACCTGCTATGTGGAGTCCAAGAGTTCAGAGTGATAGAATGCGTTTTGCCGAAGACTGGCGAATGCTTTTAGAGCAGACACCTAATTTAGATTTCTATCAGGAAATGGTTTCTGGGCTTTTAATTGATGGTAATAATGTGGTTGGGGTAAAAACGTCTTTGGGTATTGAAATTAAAGCTAAAACGGTTGTTCTGACCAACGGAACTTTCTTGAATGGTTTGATTCACATTGGCGATAAAAATTTTGGAGGCGGCCGGGCTGGTGAAAAAGCCGCCAAAGGCATTACCGAACAATTAGTCGATTTGGGTTTTGAATCGGGAAGAATGAAAACCGGAACACCGCCTCGTGTTGATGGAAGGAGTTTAGATTATTCAAAAATGACTGAGCAACCAGGAGATGATAACCCTGAAAAATTCTCATATCTCGACGTTACAAAGCCATTGACTAAGCAACGATCTTGCCATATGACTTACACCAGTGAATTGGTACACGATTTATTGCGTGAAGGTTTCGATAGGTCACCAATGTTTAATGGAAGAATTAAAAGTTTAGGCCCAAGATATTGCCCCTCTATTGAAGATAAAATAAATCGATTTACTGATAAAGACAGGCATCAATTATTTATAGAACCAGAAGGTTGGAATACGGTAGAAGTTTATGTTAATGGATTCTCTACTTCACTTCCTGAAGACGTACAATTTAAAGCCTTGCGTTCTGTAAAGGGTTTTGAAAACGTTAAGTTTTTTAGACCGGGTTATGCTATTGAATATGATTATTTTCCGCCTACACAATTGAGGCATACGCTAGAAACCAAATTAATTAATGGTTTGTATTTTGCTGGACAAATAAATGGAACTACGGGATATGAAGAAGCGGCCTCGCAGGGATTAATGGCGGGAATAAATGCTGGTTTAAAGGTGCAAGAACGGGATGCTTTTACTTTAAAACGTGATGAAGCTTATATAGGTGTTTTGATTGATGATTTAATAACCAAAGGTACCGAAGAACCTTATAGAATGTTTACATCACGAGCAGAATATCGTACGCTTTTAAGACAGGATAATGCAGATTTAAGGTTAACGCCAAAAGGTTATGAGATTGGTTTGGCTTCCGAAAAGCGTTTAAAACGTATGGAAAATAAGCATGAAGCTGCCGAAAAATTTGTTGATTTTTTTAGAAACCTTAGTGTTAAACCAGAAGACATAAATCCGATTCTTGAAGAAAAGAAATCGGCTCCCGTGAAACAATCAGGAAAACTTTTCAAGATATTTGCCCGGCCAAATATTGAAATGGAAGACGTTAGAAAAATTACAGAGGTCGAGAGTTATATTCATGACCATAATTTGGATAGAGAAGTGATTGAGCAGACCGAAATTCAGGTTAAATATTCTGGCTATATCGCAAAGGAAAAAAACAATGCCGATAAACTGAGCCGTCTGGAGTATGTAAAAATCCCTGAGAATTTCGATTACTCAAAAATTAAATCTATGAGTTTTGAGGCTCGTGAAAAGTTGAAAAAAATTCAACCAGCAACTGTTTCTCAAGCGTCACGAATTAGTGGTGTTTCGCCAAACGATATTTCTGTTTTATTGGTTTATATGGGGAGGTGA